DNA sequence from the Coffea arabica cultivar ET-39 chromosome 11c, Coffea Arabica ET-39 HiFi, whole genome shotgun sequence genome:
TGGCAGAGGTTGAAGACTTTGTTTTACTGGCCCAACATGAAGCAAGATGTCGTCCAATATATCCAAGCTTGTGATATATGCCAAAGGTATAAGTCAGAGCATGTGTCATATCCAGGGTTGCTACaaccattacctatccctcatcTGGCTTGGACTCACCTTACAATGGATTTCATAGAGGCACTTCCAGACTCTCAAGGGTATAACACAGTGTTGGTGGTAATTGATAGGCTATCCAAGGTGGGGCACTTTCTCGCACTAACTCATCCTTTCACAGCCAAGCAGGTTTCACAGCCAAGCAGGTGGCTCAGCTCTTCCTTGACAATATTTTCAAATTACATGGGCTTCCAGAATCCATAGTGACTGACAGGGACAGGATTTTTACTAGTGCTTTCTGGCAAGAATTATTCAAACTTGCAGGGACAGAGTTAAGGTACAGTTCTGCTTACCATCCTCAGTCAGATGGGCAGAGCGAAAGACTTAATCAATGCCTAGAAGCTTATTTGAGGTGCATGACAGGAGAGTTTCCCCATCATTTAGTGCAAATGGCTATCGTTAGCAGAATGGTGGTACAATTCTTCCTATCACTCCAGCTTGCAAATGACTCCTTTTGAGGCCTTATATGGCTACAAGCCCCACCCTTTACCTCTAGGGCCTCATCTGGATACCATTATACCAGCAGCATCTCAAATTCTCCAGGAAAGGATGAGGATCTCCAGTAGCATCAGGGATCACCTGGCAAAAGCTCAGCAAAGGATGAAGTACTTCGCAGACCAGAGGCGCACTGAAAGAACTTTCGCAGTTGGGGATTGGGTGTTCCTTAAGCTACAGCCTTATAGGCAGCAGTCAATTGCTATCCGGAAATGCCTGAAACTTTCTGCCAAATTCTACGGTCCTTTCCAGGTGGAAGCAAAGGTAGGTCCAGTTGCTTATCGCCTCAAGTTACCTGCAGGGGCACGTATTCACCCAGTTTTTCATGTATCATTGCTCAAAAAGAAGTTGGGGCCACTGCAGCCAATTGCAGCTACTCTGCCTGAACCTGATGACAATGATCAATGCCCCTTGCTTCCTGAACGTATTATGCGAAGGAGAGTGATCATGCGTAATGGCCAAACTGTCatccaatacttgatcaagtgGTATCAGCTCAATGAAGAGGAAGCTTCCTGGGAAGATCGAGATTTTATTCAGGCTCAGTTTCCACAGTTCCAGTCTTGAGGACAAGACTGTTAAAGGGAGAGGCAATGTCAGGAAAACAATATTTTCCCAATTAAAGCAAAACGTTGACGTTTCATTTAATTGAGCAAATTAGGTTGATTGATTGTATCATAGTAAGTGTGACGACGCCGTATAGATTAGGCATTCAAGGAACGACGTCGCGCGAACAAATAACAGAATTAGTTGTGAGTCGGTCATCCAGGCCTATTTGTACGTGTATGGTTACGAAAGTATCAGAAGGAATAACAGAAATTCATTTCTTTccctctcactttctctctctaatCTTCCCTCTCTTCCCCAGACTTACTtcctctcttctcttctctgcTAAATTCTTCCCCAAACCCCCAATCCAACGCCTGATCAAGGTCATCCATGGAGTCAGTAGCCTGACAGataagaaaccaaaagaaaagaaaagaaaagatgaaatGAAAGCTCTTCGTTTCTTTGGTCTTGAACCCTTGATGCCAAGACTAGTAGTTagccaaaaatttcaaaacaaaacaaagtggTTGCTTTCCGAAAGTATTAATAGTCAGCCGGCCTTTTATTTCGGTTATCTAGTACTACTCTAATTCTTCTACGAAAAAGAATCCTAAAGTAAAATAAGACAAATTGAGGTAACTTTCTAATATAAGTGGAAGACTAATCATCCCTGGAAAAAGGAATTCAATTCCAACAATAAGTGGAAGATTAATCATCCCTGGAAAAAGGAATTCAATTCCAAGAATGCCGACTCAGACTTGGTGGCTTCCACGCATGCGAGTTCTGAACTTCCAAGACTCGACAGCAGATCTTAATCATACCCATGTCAAACTGATTCATAATCTTGAAAAATCGCCCTTTTAACTATTTTTTGTTCCATTTCCCTATAATTAGTAttattaaccaaatataagtagaatctatcaattaatataatatttaataaaatcaagggcaaaataatcataaatttaATGATAAAATGTAATCCATCAGCAAACCAGCCACCGCAAAATCACAATAAAAACTGCAGTAATCCAGTGTTCTTGATGCAATTTCCAGTGATTAAATTTTGCAGAGCTTTTGATCTTTTGTTAAGTCGTTTTAGCAATCAAACAATATAAATTGGATACACGAAACTCTTTTGTGCAAAAAGAAGAAAGTAAGACCAATTGATTAAACTATGATCAAGCGTAGGCCAAGATTCCATGGTTCACATATCAAACATTGCAAGCATCTTATCTAGCGGTGACTTTTATCCAGGTTTTTTTTGTTGGATCCAGTGACTTTAATCTAAGGTTACAGTGGACTCAACAATTCTTCTTTATTTATTACATCTTTTAATAGCTATCGGTACCAGAGAATTCATGGACCCAGTGATTTTAGTCAAGGTTACAGTGGACTTAACAATTCTTCCTTATTCATTGCATCCGCTATTTGTACCAGAGAATTCATGCATCAACAATTTATTTGAGGGAAGAAGAAACTTTTTATCCATTCATACCACGAAAAGCAGTCACATTTCTGGAACGGCCGTGGCTTTCGTCAACATCAACGGcgctttctttttgtttctattCGTGTCTTTTGCTACTGGTTTTTCTATTTGTGATCTAATCAGAAAAGGATAACCACAAATCCTATTGTTTTCGTCGAAAATTCCCCATTACAGTCATTGAAAAACTCAAGAATAAATtcttagaaaattttcaatcacttttgtACATATAAAAACGCAAACCAACTACAAGAATAGCATATAATCGTAATCTTATCATCATCCATGATGGTTAAATAAATTTCTCACATGAGTTAATTAAACCTGGCTCCAATACCACTGTAAGGAATCATAAAAACATGCAtagagaaaattttaaaattttttattcttttagtaAATCGACCCTTGATTAAATCTATGTGATATAAAGTTAGTTTAATTTAAAAAGATTATCTCAACCTAGGAAGATCTTCTTAGAACGGTGGAAACTTAATGCAGAGGGGTAGAGTGATCCAGCCGCACATCTCCACCGAATCTCCTTAACTAGAATCTTCCATATCGAATTAATTGGTtgagaaaaatcctaatttttcATAGAAAAACTTACCCCAGTGAGAGAAATGAGAGATGTgattttttccttatttcttggatgaattttggatatttttctctcaagatttTCCTTGAAAATCTCACAAAGCAATTTATGCATCAATTAGTCTTGTTAGCAAAAATTTAGTGAGTATTTATAGACAAATAAGTTGTCCATATCCTTATAGAAACCAAAAATCAGTTTAATACAATACTTGTATTTGGAAGGCTTAAACTTATTTGTACTAGAATCCCTTAAGTTTAATTTGTctcataaattaaattataagttataaAAACTTATCTATCAAATTCCTACTTGAAATTCATTTAATCTGGTTAAAGAAGTTCTTAGTGTGTGTGATCCATTAGCTTCTCATATACATTAGCAATAAACAATAAATTATAATTCTTAATAAATAAGAACCAGTTAaattaaaaatccttttaattCATCGTTGATTCCACTAATCAACCAACTCATTCTTATAGATTACAATTTAATGCATCATGACCACCTAAGTgatgaaaaaaataaagtaaatgacTTCACCTTTCGTTTACTATGTAATTAATATCCTTTTATTACATTTATTTTACATTAATTTTGGAATAAGTTGTGCCTATTCCATTATGTGATTAATACTCTTTTTTTGTACTAAAATATAACTCCAATGAAGATGTACTTATAAACACTTTCTAAAACTTTTTCACTTAGTGTTAAGAATTCTGAGTTATACAAGTGGCCAGATATGAGATAATTCTTCTTTTATAAGGGATGGTAAATCCTTATAGGTTATTTACCATCTTTTTATACTTCAAATATATACCCCTTTACTAATGATATGAGCATTCGCTGTTACAGGAACAATCATATAACAAATACCATCCGCACTCAAGATACTATGATAACTTTAGATCTAAGGATCACTTACACTTAGAGATTAATATGATAACTTTAGGTCTAAGGATTGCTTACACTTAGAGATTAATTCTTTGGCGTTTAAAGCATATTTCTATATAGATCAATCTAGTGAATTTGATCGTCCGATCAAGCAACCATATACTAATTTAAGTGTCTTACATACCATAGTAGATAAGGCTTACTACTTCTCATATAGAAACAGAATAGTATATGCTAGTCTAACTGTATTAACAATGTCCTTTCTTGTTAATACTTTGATTAGAGATATTTAAGAATAAACCTAGTTTATAATCGAATGAATTTCACCCTCATAACTCTTATCATTTGATCAATTAAGTTTACTCTAAATGTTTTATCAtacttaaataaatatatttatgcaaTTAATATGACAAAGATGTCATTTATTATAACATAAGTAGTTCAAATACGTATTCAGTCTTAAAAGTTGATTGACTTTAGCGAATATACACTATCATATGCTGATTAACCCTTTGGCCCTGCTTCAACTAAATTTGAAGTGAAACCGAATGAGATGTTTTATGTTTAGCTGGTAATCAATTAAATTGCATTTAAACcatttttgtttaaatttttagGGAATTTATTAACAAGTTCCTGTGGTTAAACTTTTTCAAAAGATTTTACAGGATTCTCCAAAGTCGTAGTAACCTTTTTAGTGCTTTCTTATCTGTCCACCTTTAGCACTACAGCAATTTCTTGCTTTTCATTTCCTCCAATCTTTTCTTTCGTTTAGTGGAGCATTATACTACATACGATTGATTTACTTCATATGGCACTCTCATAAGAACCTTgaaggaattttttttatacCTATTCAAATGGCAAGGTCTGGAATCAACTTAAGCCATCGATCTGCTGCTTATAGAGCAGTCTTAGATGGGAAAAGACAGTCAGTAGAAAACTTTCGCAGTTTCTGGAGGGAAGAAGGTGTGAAACCACTTGCTAAATGTGGTGATACTGTTCTCCATTTTCTGGCCATTCACGGAAATGTGGCTGCCTTCGGATTACTTCTCCAAGATGGTCTTGTGACCAGTGAAAATCTGAAGGCAAAGAATGTCAACGGCGACACTGCATTGCATGAAGCTGCAAGATTTGGTCACAAGGATGTTGCAGAGATCATCTTAAGGACAGAAAGGGATTTAGTGTCTGAGAGCAACAAACTGGGTGAAACCCCTCTTTTTGTGGCTGCTGCATGTGGGAAAAAGGAAGTTTTCTCACTTCTGGAAAAGTATATCGGTGATTACATGATTAGGAGGAATGATGGATGCACAATCCTTCATGCTGCAGTAATTGGAGAATGTTACAGTAAGCTTCTCTGTCAAGTAAAATTTTGATTGTCTTTGCAAAAGCTGTCAAGTTTGTTGCTGAATTTGAACTCTATGTTTGTTCAGTTTATCAGTTTTTGCTATCTTATCTTTTGTCCAGGTCTATGCGGGTGTAGTATGATGTGGGATATTGTTGCATTAACTTTTAGTCCTTTTCAAGTTTACTGCTTCCTACATGTTTCACTCTATTGTATTAAACAGGTTTGGCAATTGGCATATTGGAGTCCTATCCTGATCTTGCTGGAAAAcgtaatgaaaaaggaaaaactgcTTTACATCTTTTGGCTGCAAAACAAGAGTCCTTCAGGAGTGGTTCTGCCTACACGCTCAAAGATCTTCGGAGGAAGTCCCTCATTCCTCTGCATATACTCCGAACTATAATCTATTCTTGTAAGTGCTGTATCATTACCCACATGCAAGTCGCAACATAAGACTTTTCCCAGTCTTAGGAGacatttgaatttcttttaagtACTTCAGTACTCTACCCGTAAAGTTGATTAGGCAAATTGCCAATAATCATTAGGCTGAATGTGATGTGGTTTTGAAGTCAATGAAGATCTTATCACGCATATGATTATTCCCCTCCCTAACATTGGGAGACAAAAGTTTCTAACTAAGATTTAGTGTAGTATGTTCTGGTGACATGATTTTGTAATAAAAGTCATCTAATTTAGTGTTTAATGGTTTAGGATCTATGGAGAAGCAATTTGAACTACCATTTTATCTGCCAGCTGGTTTTTTCGAGGAAGCAGGCTTTAAATgccctcaaaattttgaaagagtgatactatCAGTTCATTGTGTTGTTGGCAGGTATTGCGGCCTTGCACAAGGAATTGCAAACTGTCAATAATGTAGAAGAACCAAGCAATTCAGCTTCCATTCATAAAGTGAATAGATCTTCTTTTGCCAATTTTATCTTGGGTAAAGCATCTTCTTGTATCTACTTCATATGCATTCATGCTAGTGATGATAGAATATATtggtaaaattttgttttcccgAATTCTTCTTTTGAGAGTTGAAGCATAGTGTTGTCTAGCCTACCTTCGTAGTTACAAGAACGTCTTATTTCCTTCGAGTAAATTAGTTTCTTTTTCATGCCTAAGCAatgtaagaatttttttttcaagtgcTATGCAGCTTGGCCTGCAAGCTCTCTTCAATTTCCTTTACTTCACATATCTTTTATTCATCGGCATGTCGTAGAATGAATATAAATAAGCAATTGCAAGTCTAGAAATTCATTTCGGCCAATTGAACCTCCTCAAACTGTTTCTTTTTGAGAACCCAGAAGATTTGTGCCAAAAGAACAGTTGCTAAGAACAACAAAAAGCCGAGGACACGTAATGGACCTTGAAGTACTATTTCTGCATCTCCCTGACCAAATCCGCCCGCATTGGAGTTACTCATTAATGGTTTATCCAATTTAATTTATTTGCCCTCTAGGTTTTCCTTTGCTTAAAGAAATTGATGATGCAAGGCAAAGCCATGCAGTTGCAGTAATGCTTGCAGAAAGGTTAATCAGAAGAGAAGATTGGAGCCACTATGTGCGTTCAGAGGACAAAGATCTTGAAGGCAGCCAGTTCGGGATATcatcagaaaagaaaaataggatgCCAGATCCACTAATACAAGCAACGAGACTGGGCATCATTGAGGTAGTTCAGGAAATCCTCAGTGTCTACCCTGAAGCTGCATATACCTTCGATGGAAAAGGAAGGAATATACTGCAAATTGCAGTGGAGGAGAAAAAATGGTTCTTGTACGACTACTTGATGACTAGTGGTACTGACATGGACAGGATGCTAAGCGCTATTGATTACGAAGGAAATAGCATTATACATCTCGCAGCACGCCTGGAATCCCCTCCCAGCGCACCCCCTGGAGTTGTTCCGCAAATGATGTGGGAAGTCCTCTGGTTTAAGGTACCAAATTAAATTAATACCAGTATTGCATTGCGTGTTGTATtctgtttaattttcttttccggACTATTTGCAACTTATGATTGAGCTTTGGCTCCATAGCGGGTGCAATATGACTCTTATCCATATCTCTGGCAACTGCAAAATTCTGATGGGAAGACAGCAAAACAAGTATTCGAGACGAACCATGCAAGTCTACGCGAAAATGCTGAGAGAATTGTGAAAGAATTGGCCAACGCTGTGTTGATTGTGTCTGTCCTCATTGGTACCATAAACTTTGCTGCAATTTTTACTGTTCCTGGAGGTTTCGATCAAAATACTGGAGAGGCCATTTTTCTCAAGAACCGGCGCTGGGAATTCGGCTTGTTGATGTTCTACTTAGCAGGAGGGCTGTTCTCCTCTCTGTTCACCATGGGGACTCTGTTGGTGATTATCTTTTTGCGATTTGAAACTGAGGATTTTTATGTTTCGCTGCCCTGCTACTATGTGATGGACATGATTTCCATCTTCTACTCTGCGGTCTTCACAATCGTAGCATGTTGCCAAGCATTAATAGTGCAGAAAGTTGTGATTACCGACTTCAGACCCCTTGTGGTGTTCTTCTTTATCTATGGTCTGATGGCCCTTGTGCTCATAGAAACATCATATCGGATGTTTGACTATGTGTATTACCTAATTCGTTATTGCCTTTGTTATAGAGGGCAAGAATCTTAAGAACTGCCCTTGCTTATTCATGTCAATTTCGTGCAGACTGAAAAAGTTTGAGCAAGTTTGTGAAGAACTTTTGCTTGTCGTCTATTGATTTAGGTGAATTTCCTATAGGGAAAAAATCGAGTGAAGAATGTAACAATAAACATGTTCATAAATAAAAGCTGAAATCCAACTTGAATACCACCATAATGAATTTTGATAGTCattttttttgctattttttttttaagaaaatgctATTTTATTGCTGAAATTAACGAAATTACTAAGAGATCATGGAGACGACTCGGAATCTAGCAAAAACAGGCAACAGGAGAGCTACTCCCATACAACTTGCACACGCAAAGAGGGACACTCCTTGGCATCTAGTTTAATAGCGGCCCTAACATCCCCAGGGAGCTGCTGAAGAGATGTACAAAAAAAGTATGGTGAAGATCTCACCGTCGTCAGCCGGTTTGCTGAGGTATTAGCTTCCCTGAATAGATGAGTAACAGACGAGGAAAATCCCCATAACAGCACGCAAATTTGTCGCAAAATATTACAAAGCAGCCACCTAGATACCGCTTTGGAGGTTACCGACCTAACCAAGGTCTCCGAGTCCACTTCCGCTGCCAAATGATTCACCATCCTGCTTTTGCAGATCTGAAGACCATATAATAATGCTAAGTTCTCTGCCATCAGGACATCTGCCTCACCAAACTCCTTGTAACAGGTGAAAATCAAGTGGCCCTCATGAGTCGAAGATCATATCAGAGTAGTTGCTATCACCCTGACCTCCAAAATGCCAAACTTGCCAGTGTAGTGCCTCCAAACTCCAGATGCGACAATAAGAAATAGATGTGTCATAGATTCTTCATGAGCACCACAACAAACACACCGCGAAACCAAGTTAATTCCACATGTTTTAAGGTTTGCCTCTGCTGGCACAAGCTCCGGCGCAGCCTTCAAAgcgaaaaaggaaatttttaagggAACCAATTTATTCTAGATAATTTTGTCAACTGTAGATCTATTCCTTCGTCGCCTTAGAGCCTCCCAATTAGACTTAACCGTGAACTCCCCAGACAGTGAGTCATTTCATACCATGCAGTCCTCTTGGTTCGGGTGCAGCTGTATTTCCTAAATCATGATGACGACCTCCACTGGCAACCAAGCCTTCAGACGCTTCACGTTCCAGCCATTTTCTCCATAGAACTCCGCCATCAGCATATGAGGGGGGTCGCATATGGCCACCTAATCAGCTAAGGGTATCTTAAGCCATCGATCATACCAGAAGTCAACAAACCCCTTATCCAAGCACCATTGGATTCTACTCTCAGCTAAATCACGAACACCCTGTAACCTTCTCCAAGATAATGGTGGTTTATTAACCGGGGCTCTGAGGGGGTGACAGCCCTTTATATACTGCTCATGCATAAAGTCAGCCCATATGGATTCCATCCTGCGTAGTCGCCACCATAGCTTGCACGCAAATGCCAAGGACATATCCTTGAACGAGCGAATTCCAAGCCCTCCCTCCTCCGGCGGATAGCAAATTTTCTCCCACGATATCCAGTGTATGCCCTCCGTCCTCAAGCGTAGTCATCTTGAAAACCAATTAGCAATAAATTGGCTCACTCAAGAtcttaataaaagaaaaaaaaactcaaaatcttATAAATTCGACTAAAAGTTCTTGGGAAGCCAATGCCTTTACATCTGTCAAAGGTCAATACGTTTTAAAGTTTAGTCTTAAGTTATTCTAAATTTAATAATCAATTTGTGCAGCAGTTCTCAAAGCCTTTAAAGAACGAATTTCCCTtttaaaatctttgacaaatcactttctttaaaaaattttacaaaaagaaaaatagaagcaAACAGGAAAGCTCAGCTCCTTTCTATTGATGTAACTTGCATCAAGCGCATTACAAAGTCAACcgcaaaatgcaagaaaaaacaaagaataaaTCACTAGTAACCTCCCGTGACTTTTAAGTGTTTGCACATTATTGCACGACTctgtaatattttaaaatatccatATAATTCCCAATGATTTTATTTAAAGTGGATATTTAatcattactatataaaaagtatGATGAGTCTTAGCAATTGGGAGTATAGGAATAAGCATATTttgatcttagtttttgttatgCCTAAATCACCCTCATGTCTTTTAATTAAAATGATTATATTTCAATCATGAcactaataagaaaaataaaaatttttaataaattacaTCTAAAAAATGTtggtaattaaaattaaaaactaccACTTACCACTATATTCACCAATCATTTTCTTCATATCCAATTATTATATGTGTTAAAATTATCTTCAATTATGATATTCTTATGCATGATAATTAAAGCTAACTATTTTATATACATATTGGTTAAGAAGAAAATCACAATTAATCAGAAGACAAAAGATTATAAACAATTAATgagaaaaaaaaggttaaattgatGATTAAATTCACTATATTATGTCATATTGActaagaaaaattcaaaaaaataatcaataattataaaaaaatataacaaaaaagGTTTACAACTACtgaaattgataaaaatttgtTGTATCCAAATCATAATGTTTTATTATGTATTTTGGTTACGTTTTGTTTTATACATTGGTTTGATAGAGCatagaaaatttccttttcttattgTCACAATCCAAGTAAAATATGCAACAACTTAGTTTAGATATGATAATCTTCCATCTTCAGAGTTCaataaattttaatttctttgCATAAAATAAACATTTTTTACAACTAGCAATTGCttaattttgtttattataTGGTTTCTTAATCAATATTATACCAAGAACTTAGATTAAATGTGATAATCTTCCATCTTCGGAGTTTTTATAACTGTAAAATGCATAAtaaacttttaattgttttgtaCACAATAAACATTTTGTACAATTATCAATTGCTTAATTTTGTTCATTATATAGTATCTTAATTTATATTATGCCAATAATCAAAGTTTTAcacaaaaatttaatatattaaaGGTTTTTTATCTTGGAAAAAAATTCACATGCATAAAGGAAAATATTGCACATGCTTTGCACGTGAGTATAATAACACAAATATAATATTTTGTAGCTACTAAAATTTGTTGTGAAGTTTTGATTATCTAACTCATAATATAATCACGTGAGTATAAtaatccaaatataatgtttTTGTAGCTACTAAAATTTGTTGTGGAAATTTTGATTATCTACCTCATAGTATAATTTATGCACGcttttcaatttctttaaccaattttggttgCAAACATTATTCAAATTGAACTCTTTGACATAAAGCTATTAGAACTTTTAttgattaaatttggattgaacTTTATAGCAATTGCTAATATTATCATGTTTTACCAAAGGTGCTATGATTACCCttaaattataaaattgtaCTTTTTTGTATAGTTCAAAATAATATTGTTGAgaagaaaatatatatgcaCACATCAAATATGCATATGAGAAGCAAATCTAATTTGCAAGTGCtactaaaattttaaaagggGCATTATAATTTCTAGGTATTTGAGTTGTCAACTCTTGATAAGGCACATCCTATGTTTTTCCCAATATTTGCCTCTACAACAACAACACTCACTGAGGTGAACAAGTTATATAGTGTAGTTAAGTCTAATCCATTATTGCGAGATCTCATCTCATAATAAAACATATCCTTAGTAGAGTACTCTTTACTAAGGTGCACAAAGTAATATCGGACAAAAACTCCATGTTTTTTATAACAATAGAAGGCAACTTATGTCCAGACTTAAtatttaattgagggattatAGACACATTTAAGTATGTTTGCATTTGGTCTCATCAAGTACATAGCATGCATATTTGTTTAtcaatataaataaaaaaacataaaCATGAATGATTATGGACTTTACTCCTAAACTATTTTCTTTGAGTCAGAAGGAAACCAAATGGTCAAACTAAGGGACAATAAATATCTCCATGCCCTGTACTTCTTTTGTATGTCCGCTATGGTGGAATTGGTGCTGTTTCCATCTCCTTTGCAtattataaataatataaatctAGTCCAAACATTTTAGATCCTCATTCTCTCCCTATCCCTAATATAGTACATTACATAATATTGAGAAACATTTTGCATAAATAATATTGAGAAAAACCTTGAGTAACATTCAAGGGAAGCGAgatgagaagatattttgcatTAAGAGTGTATAGAGAGGTAGGACACGTA
Encoded proteins:
- the LOC113717388 gene encoding uncharacterized protein, which encodes MARSGINLSHRSAAYRAVLDGKRQSVENFRSFWREEGVKPLAKCGDTVLHFLAIHGNVAAFGLLLQDGLVTSENLKAKNVNGDTALHEAARFGHKDVAEIILRTERDLVSESNKLGETPLFVAAACGKKEVFSLLEKYIGDYMIRRNDGCTILHAAVIGECYSLAIGILESYPDLAGKRNEKGKTALHLLAAKQESFRSGSAYTLKDLRRKSLIPLHILRTIIYSCIAALHKELQTVNNVEEPSNSASIHKVNRSSFANFILGFPLLKEIDDARQSHAVAVMLAERLIRREDWSHYVRSEDKDLEGSQFGISSEKKNRMPDPLIQATRLGIIEVVQEILSVYPEAAYTFDGKGRNILQIAVEEKKWFLYDYLMTSGTDMDRMLSAIDYEGNSIIHLAARLESPPSAPPGVVPQMMWEVLWFKRVQYDSYPYLWQLQNSDGKTAKQVFETNHASLRENAERIVKELANAVLIVSVLIGTINFAAIFTVPGGFDQNTGEAIFLKNRRWEFGLLMFYLAGGLFSSLFTMGTLLVIIFLRFETEDFYVSLPCYYVMDMISIFYSAVFTIVACCQALIVQKVVITDFRPLVVFFFIYGLMALVLIETSYRMFDYVYYLIRYCLCYRGQES